A stretch of the Lactuca sativa cultivar Salinas chromosome 9, Lsat_Salinas_v11, whole genome shotgun sequence genome encodes the following:
- the LOC111903048 gene encoding OVARIAN TUMOR DOMAIN-containing deubiquitinating enzyme 4, translating into MLGDVLCEPAKHWFLGSSLSTGHYGSVAHRRHASDSSFPIKLVVPATDCVDRRSIVNGLNFSDSGVSASIWHAILPAGNDRGRHNPSPVGEGSWNVAWDVRPARWLHRPHTAWLLFGICAYLAAPPVEFTESVSDSVVADDDDINGICTTGVLENSVNYRVTGVPADGRCLFRAIAHMVCLKNGEEAPDENRQKLLADELRIQVVNELIKRQKEIEWFIEEDFDAYVKRIEKPFVWGGEPELLMASHVLKTIISVYMLESGSSKLSKIATYGEEYENGENSSIKVLFHGYGHYDILEDI; encoded by the exons ATGCTCGGCGACGTACTTTGTGAACCAGCAAAGCATTGGTTTCTCGGGTCGTCGTTATCTACCGGCCACTACGGTTCGGTAGCGCATCGCCGTCATGCTTCTGATAGCAGTTTTCCGATCAAACTAGTAGTTCCAGCCACCGATTGTGTCGACCGTCGTTCTATAGTTAACGGATTGAATTTCTCTGATTCCGGCGTATCCGCTTCTATATGGCATGCTATCCTTCCTGCCGGAAATGATCGAGGAAGGCACAATCCGAGCCCCGTCGGCGAAGGTTCATGGAACGTCGCCTGGGATGTCCGCCCCGCACGGTGGCTTCATCGACCTCATACGGCGTGGCTGCTTTTCGGCATATGCGCTTACCTCGCCGCACCACCGGTGGAGTTTACGGAATCCGTTTCGGATTCTGTGGTTGCGGATGACGACGACATTAATGGAATTTGTACCACAGGTGTCCTAGAAAACTCCGTCAATTACAGAGTCACAG GGGTTCCAGCAGACGGAAGATGCTTATTTCGTGCAATAGCTCATATGGTTTGCTTGAAAAACGGGGAAGAAGCTCCGGATGAGAATCGTCAAAAACTACTTGCTGATGAATTAAGAATTCAA GTCGTTAATGAGCTCATCAAGAGACAAAAAGAGATCGAATG GTTTATCGAGGAAGACTTTGATGCATATGTGAAGAGGATCGAGAAACCATTTGTATGGGGTGGAGAGCCTGAATTGTTGATGGCTTCTCATGTTCTTAA GACAATAATTTCGGTGTACATGTTGGAGAGTGGGTCTAGCAAGTTGTCAAAGATTGCAACTTATGGTGAAGAGTATGAAAAT